In Microbacterium cremeum, a genomic segment contains:
- a CDS encoding glucose-1-phosphate adenylyltransferase, producing the protein MPAAPKVFGIILAGGEGKRLMPLTADRAKPAVPFGGQYRLIDFAISNLINSGLRQIVVLTQYKSHSLDRHISQTWRMSALLDSYVASVPAQQRLGKRWFSGSADAILQSLNLIIDEQPDIVVVIGADHVYRMDFRQMLAAHIESGARATVAGIRQPISLANQFGVIDVDKDDPVRINQFLEKPLDATGLADAPDQVLASMGNYIFDTDALVEAVEHDGELPTSNHDMGGDIIPYFVGRGEAGVYDMNRNDVPGSTDRDRYYWRDVGTIDSFFDAHRDLISTLPVFNLYNTDWPIHSQAVNSPPAKFVRDSVGRIGNAIDSIVSLGSVLSGTHLERSVVGPWTLAGGGSTITDSVLFDYVHVGAGARIHRAILDKNVVLEEGATVGVDRERDLARGFTVTDSGITVVGKGIRVER; encoded by the coding sequence ATGCCAGCAGCACCCAAGGTCTTCGGAATCATCCTCGCCGGCGGCGAAGGCAAGCGGCTGATGCCGCTGACCGCGGATCGCGCGAAACCTGCCGTCCCGTTCGGCGGGCAGTACCGGCTCATCGACTTCGCGATCTCGAACCTCATCAACTCGGGGCTGCGGCAGATCGTCGTCCTCACGCAGTACAAGTCCCACAGCCTCGACCGCCACATCTCGCAGACCTGGCGGATGTCGGCGCTGCTCGACTCGTACGTCGCGTCCGTGCCCGCCCAGCAGCGTCTCGGCAAGCGGTGGTTCTCGGGTTCGGCCGACGCGATCCTGCAGAGCCTCAACCTCATCATCGACGAGCAGCCCGACATCGTCGTCGTGATCGGCGCCGACCACGTGTACCGCATGGACTTCCGTCAGATGCTGGCCGCGCACATCGAATCCGGCGCGCGCGCCACGGTCGCCGGCATCCGTCAGCCGATCTCGCTCGCGAACCAGTTCGGGGTGATCGACGTCGACAAGGACGACCCGGTGCGGATCAACCAGTTCCTCGAGAAGCCGCTGGATGCGACGGGCCTCGCCGACGCCCCCGACCAGGTGCTCGCCTCGATGGGCAACTACATCTTCGACACCGATGCGCTGGTCGAGGCTGTCGAGCACGACGGCGAGCTGCCGACGTCGAACCACGACATGGGCGGCGACATCATCCCCTACTTCGTCGGCCGCGGCGAGGCGGGCGTGTACGACATGAACCGCAACGATGTGCCCGGCTCGACCGATCGCGACCGCTACTACTGGCGCGACGTTGGCACGATCGACTCGTTCTTCGATGCGCACCGCGACCTCATCTCGACCCTCCCGGTGTTCAACCTGTACAACACCGACTGGCCGATCCACTCGCAGGCGGTCAACTCGCCGCCGGCCAAGTTCGTGCGCGACTCGGTCGGCCGCATCGGCAACGCGATCGACTCGATCGTCTCGCTCGGGTCGGTGCTCTCGGGGACGCATCTCGAGCGCAGCGTCGTGGGCCCGTGGACGCTCGCCGGCGGCGGGTCGACGATCACCGACTCGGTGCTGTTCGACTACGTGCACGTCGGCGCGGGCGCGCGCATCCACCGCGCGATCCTCGACAAGAACGTCGTGCTGGAAGAGGGTGCGACCGTCGGCGTCGACCGCGAACGCGACCTCGCGCGCGGCTTCACCGTGACCGACAGCGGCATCACGGTGGTCGGCAAGGGCATCCGCGTCGAACGGTGA
- the serB gene encoding phosphoserine phosphatase SerB, with protein sequence MPRSARFLVVLDADSTLIRNEVIELIADEAGRGAEVAAATEAAMRGEVDFATSLRSRVTKLEGVPVAAFERVLARIEPTPGVRELIAAVHRRGGVVGVVSGGFHEILDTVAPDLGVDVWRANRLAASSGVLTGAVDGAIVDAAGKAAALREWADRHGVAHSRTIAIGDGANDLVMMAAAGLGLAFNAKPAVRASADLIVGPVDLSEVIPMLP encoded by the coding sequence ATGCCTCGATCCGCGCGTTTCCTCGTCGTCCTCGACGCCGATTCGACCCTGATCCGCAACGAGGTCATCGAGCTCATCGCCGACGAGGCCGGACGCGGTGCGGAGGTGGCCGCCGCGACGGAGGCCGCGATGCGCGGCGAGGTGGACTTCGCGACCAGCCTGCGCTCGCGGGTCACGAAGCTCGAGGGCGTGCCGGTCGCGGCGTTCGAGCGGGTGCTGGCACGCATCGAGCCGACGCCGGGCGTACGCGAGCTGATCGCCGCCGTCCACCGACGCGGCGGGGTCGTCGGGGTGGTCTCGGGCGGGTTCCACGAGATCCTCGACACCGTCGCCCCCGACCTCGGCGTCGATGTCTGGCGTGCCAATCGCCTCGCCGCATCAAGCGGGGTGCTGACCGGCGCCGTCGACGGCGCGATCGTGGATGCCGCGGGCAAGGCGGCCGCGCTGCGCGAGTGGGCCGACCGGCACGGCGTCGCCCACAGCCGGACGATCGCGATCGGCGACGGGGCCAACGATCTCGTCATGATGGCCGCCGCCGGGCTCGGACTCGCCTTCAACGCCAAGCCCGCCGTCCGCGCGAGCGCCGACCTCATCGTAGGCCCCGTGGACCTGAGCGAGGTCATCCCGATGCTGCCGTGA
- a CDS encoding alpha/beta fold hydrolase → MNIILVPGLWLDASTWGEVTPALEAAGHRTHPLTMPGVGEPASRSAGIGIADWVDATVAEIDRHDGDIVLVGHSGGGNVVYGAVDARPERVARVVFVDTFPPTDGGSIWDFPVVDGVVPFPGWDSFEEGEVADLDEQTRAELGARVKSVPERVPSDAIRLGDERRRAVPATMITSTVPEAQIRAIIQEAPAWASELAALEDLDIIQLGADDEPTGHWPQASRPGALAEAILRAIRRIE, encoded by the coding sequence ATGAACATCATCCTCGTTCCCGGTCTCTGGCTCGACGCGTCGACATGGGGCGAGGTGACGCCGGCGCTGGAGGCCGCCGGCCACCGCACGCACCCGCTCACGATGCCCGGCGTGGGCGAGCCCGCGTCGCGCAGCGCCGGGATCGGCATCGCCGACTGGGTCGATGCGACCGTCGCCGAGATCGACCGCCACGACGGCGACATCGTGCTCGTCGGCCACTCCGGCGGCGGGAACGTCGTCTACGGCGCGGTCGATGCGCGCCCGGAGCGCGTCGCGCGCGTCGTCTTCGTCGACACGTTCCCGCCCACCGACGGCGGCTCGATCTGGGACTTCCCGGTGGTGGACGGGGTCGTCCCGTTCCCCGGCTGGGACTCGTTCGAAGAGGGCGAGGTCGCCGATCTCGACGAGCAGACCCGCGCCGAGCTCGGCGCCCGCGTGAAGTCGGTGCCCGAGCGGGTTCCGAGCGACGCCATCCGGCTCGGCGACGAGCGCCGGCGCGCCGTGCCCGCCACGATGATCACGAGCACGGTGCCCGAGGCTCAGATCCGCGCGATCATTCAGGAGGCGCCCGCATGGGCGTCCGAGCTCGCCGCGCTCGAGGATCTCGACATCATCCAGCTCGGTGCCGACGACGAGCCGACCGGGCACTGGCCGCAGGCGTCGCGGCCCGGCGCGCTGGCTGAGGCGATCCTCCGCGCGATCCGCCGGATCGAGTAG
- the fabG gene encoding 3-oxoacyl-ACP reductase FabG has protein sequence MSTDRVVLVTGGNRGIGRAIAERFVAEGYKVAVTARSGEGPEGTLTVRADVTDAAAVDAAFTEVESALGPVEIVVANAGITKDTLLLRMTEDDFDSVVATNLGGAFRVVKRASKGMLRARWGRVILISSVVGLYGSAGQINYAASKSALVGFARSLTRELGARGITANVVAPGFIETDMTAELPEETQAEYKKNIPAGRFATAGEVAGVVAWMASDDAAYVSGAVIPVDGGLGMGH, from the coding sequence ATGTCCACCGATCGCGTCGTCCTCGTCACCGGCGGAAACCGCGGCATCGGCCGTGCCATCGCCGAACGTTTCGTCGCAGAGGGGTACAAGGTCGCCGTGACGGCACGATCGGGCGAAGGACCCGAGGGGACGCTGACCGTGCGTGCGGACGTGACGGATGCCGCGGCCGTCGACGCCGCGTTCACCGAGGTCGAGAGCGCACTCGGCCCGGTCGAGATCGTCGTGGCCAACGCGGGCATCACGAAGGACACGCTGCTGCTGCGGATGACCGAGGACGACTTCGACAGCGTCGTGGCGACCAACCTCGGCGGGGCGTTCCGCGTCGTCAAGCGCGCGTCGAAGGGAATGCTGCGTGCGCGGTGGGGGCGCGTCATCCTCATCTCGAGCGTCGTGGGGCTGTACGGATCCGCCGGCCAGATCAACTACGCGGCCTCCAAGAGCGCCCTGGTCGGCTTCGCGCGCTCGCTGACCCGTGAGCTCGGCGCACGCGGCATCACGGCGAACGTCGTCGCCCCCGGTTTCATCGAGACCGACATGACCGCGGAGCTGCCCGAAGAGACGCAGGCCGAGTACAAGAAGAACATTCCCGCGGGTCGCTTCGCCACGGCCGGCGAGGTCGCCGGTGTCGTGGCGTGGATGGCGTCGGACGACGCCGCCTACGTCTCGGGTGCGGTCATCCCGGTCGACGGCGGCCTCGGCATGGGGCACTGA
- a CDS encoding DUF4190 domain-containing protein has product MSDSNASNPTPEPGSQPPAPPAAPAGQQTPGAYPPPPPAYGAPAAPPAYGTPGAAPAAAPYGAAPQYGQPYGAAPAYGYGYGAQPKTNVLAIVSLVASIVGFIGLLPIIGSIAAVIMGHISLNQLKTNGENGRGMALAGTIVGYVGLGLWIIGIIAFFGFIALMIPYTYEYGTYSS; this is encoded by the coding sequence GTGAGCGACAGCAACGCCTCGAACCCCACTCCGGAGCCGGGATCCCAGCCGCCGGCACCGCCGGCCGCTCCGGCAGGGCAGCAGACCCCGGGCGCCTACCCGCCGCCGCCACCCGCCTACGGTGCGCCCGCGGCTCCTCCGGCGTACGGAACGCCGGGCGCCGCTCCGGCGGCCGCGCCGTACGGTGCGGCTCCGCAGTACGGGCAGCCCTACGGCGCCGCACCCGCCTACGGCTACGGGTACGGCGCGCAGCCCAAGACCAACGTGCTCGCGATCGTCTCGCTCGTCGCCTCGATCGTCGGCTTCATCGGCCTGCTGCCGATCATCGGCTCGATCGCCGCCGTCATCATGGGGCACATCTCGCTGAACCAGCTCAAGACGAACGGCGAGAACGGACGGGGCATGGCGCTCGCAGGCACCATCGTCGGCTATGTCGGCCTCGGCCTGTGGATCATCGGGATCATCGCGTTCTTCGGCTTCATCGCGTTGATGATCCCGTACACCTACGAGTACGGCACGTACAGCTCCTGA
- a CDS encoding DUF3099 domain-containing protein, protein MMGVRIACLLAMVLITPYSWYTWLLGAAAIFLPYVAVVSANVGNEARRNRREDPGPALPPPVHPAETAPRVIRVEETPHTTAPDSSHPGGPPRPGEAA, encoded by the coding sequence ATGATGGGCGTGCGCATCGCGTGCCTCCTGGCCATGGTGCTCATCACCCCCTACAGCTGGTACACGTGGCTGCTGGGCGCCGCGGCGATCTTCCTGCCGTACGTCGCGGTCGTCTCCGCGAACGTCGGCAACGAGGCGCGGCGCAACCGGCGCGAGGACCCGGGCCCGGCTCTCCCGCCGCCCGTGCACCCCGCGGAGACGGCCCCGCGCGTCATCCGCGTCGAAGAGACGCCTCATACGACCGCGCCGGACTCCTCCCACCCCGGCGGTCCCCCACGGCCCGGCGAGGCGGCATGA
- a CDS encoding SURF1 family protein produces the protein MSPQRGVSMQSLPRAGRWAIYIALAVVFAVACAFLSNWQFSRNEERAAQLALVDRNYDAEPVPLAEAIPSGEELERQDEWLPVRLTGRYVTEEQLLVRNRPHGGTAAFEVLVPFHLDDGRVLLIDRGWVPPGQDQPEPDAVPAPPGGDVTVIARLRPGEPLPSSGRSAPEGQVPTINLALVAETMGPDVGEALELSAYGVLVSEDPAPATAPHALESPSEDPGPHLSYAIQWILFAVMGFIFIGYVIRTERRHRREEAEEDAAQDSGAAAVPASRPRRDRDAEDEDAILDAAGR, from the coding sequence ATGAGCCCGCAGCGCGGCGTCAGCATGCAGAGCCTTCCCCGCGCCGGCCGCTGGGCGATCTACATCGCCCTGGCCGTCGTGTTCGCCGTCGCGTGCGCGTTCCTGTCGAACTGGCAGTTCTCTCGCAACGAGGAGCGCGCGGCGCAGCTCGCACTCGTCGATCGGAACTACGACGCCGAGCCGGTCCCGCTCGCCGAGGCGATCCCGTCGGGCGAGGAGCTCGAGCGGCAGGACGAATGGCTGCCGGTGCGGCTCACCGGCCGGTACGTCACCGAAGAGCAGCTCCTTGTGCGCAACCGGCCCCACGGCGGCACCGCCGCGTTCGAGGTGCTCGTGCCGTTCCACCTCGACGACGGCCGCGTACTGCTGATCGACCGCGGCTGGGTGCCTCCCGGGCAGGATCAGCCCGAACCGGATGCCGTCCCGGCACCTCCCGGGGGCGACGTGACGGTGATCGCGCGACTGCGCCCCGGCGAACCTCTTCCCTCCTCGGGCCGCTCGGCACCGGAGGGCCAGGTGCCCACGATCAACCTGGCGCTGGTGGCCGAGACGATGGGCCCGGACGTCGGCGAGGCCCTGGAGCTCAGCGCCTACGGAGTGCTCGTGTCGGAGGATCCTGCACCGGCGACTGCTCCGCATGCGCTCGAGTCCCCGTCGGAGGACCCCGGCCCGCACCTGTCGTACGCGATCCAGTGGATCCTCTTCGCGGTGATGGGGTTCATCTTCATCGGCTACGTGATCCGCACCGAGCGCCGCCACCGGCGCGAAGAAGCGGAGGAGGATGCCGCACAGGATTCCGGAGCAGCGGCGGTTCCGGCATCCCGGCCCCGCCGTGATCGCGACGCCGAGGACGAGGACGCGATCCTCGACGCCGCCGGCCGCTGA
- a CDS encoding ABC-F family ATP-binding cassette domain-containing protein yields the protein MLAVHDLEIRVGARVLMSDVSFRVSDGDKIGLVGRNGAGKTTLTKVLAGDQLPSAGRVDRSGELGYLPQDPRSGDPEMLARTRILDARGLGTLAIGMHEASHAMASDDADIAARAMRKYANLTERFEALGGYAAEAEAASIAHNLSLPDRILDQPLKTLSGGQRRRIELARILFSDAGTMILDEPTNHLDADSVVWLREFLKGYKGGLIVISHDVELVGETVNRVFYLDANRQVIDVYNMNWKNYLRQRVADEERRKKERANVEKKATALQQQAARFGAKASKAAAAHQMVARAEKMLSGLEEARQEDRVAKLRFPKPAPCGKTPITASGLSKSYGSLEIFTDVDLAIDRGSKVVVLGLNGAGKTTLLRILAGVDRADTGVVEPGHGLKIGYYAQEHENLDVSRSVLENMMSAAPDITATDARKVLGSFLFTGDDVLKPAGVLSGGEKTRLSLATLVVSSANVLLLDEPTNNLDPASREEILGALAHYEGAVILVSHDEGAVEALNPERVLILPDGVEDIWGRDYADLVSLA from the coding sequence GTGCTCGCCGTGCACGACCTCGAGATCCGCGTGGGCGCCCGCGTGCTCATGTCGGACGTGTCCTTCCGCGTCTCCGACGGCGACAAGATCGGCCTGGTCGGGCGCAACGGCGCCGGCAAGACGACGCTCACGAAGGTGCTCGCCGGCGATCAGCTGCCCAGCGCCGGGCGCGTCGACCGCTCCGGAGAGCTCGGTTACCTGCCGCAGGATCCCCGTTCGGGTGACCCCGAGATGCTCGCACGTACGCGCATCCTCGACGCCCGCGGCCTCGGAACGCTCGCGATCGGCATGCACGAGGCATCCCACGCCATGGCCAGCGACGACGCCGACATCGCCGCCCGCGCGATGCGCAAGTACGCGAACCTCACCGAGCGGTTCGAAGCGCTGGGCGGCTACGCGGCGGAGGCCGAGGCCGCATCGATCGCGCACAACCTGTCGCTGCCCGACCGCATCCTGGATCAGCCCCTGAAGACGCTCTCGGGCGGCCAGCGCCGCCGCATCGAGCTCGCACGCATCCTGTTCTCGGACGCGGGGACGATGATCCTCGACGAGCCCACCAACCACCTCGACGCCGACAGCGTCGTCTGGCTGCGGGAGTTCCTCAAGGGCTACAAGGGCGGGCTCATCGTCATCAGCCATGATGTCGAGCTCGTCGGCGAGACGGTCAACAGGGTCTTCTACCTCGACGCGAACCGGCAGGTCATCGACGTCTACAACATGAACTGGAAGAACTACCTGCGTCAGCGGGTGGCCGACGAGGAGCGCCGCAAGAAGGAGCGCGCCAACGTCGAGAAGAAGGCGACGGCGCTGCAGCAGCAGGCCGCACGGTTCGGTGCGAAGGCGTCGAAGGCGGCGGCCGCTCACCAGATGGTCGCGCGTGCCGAGAAGATGCTGTCGGGTCTGGAGGAGGCGCGCCAGGAGGACCGGGTCGCCAAGCTCCGGTTCCCGAAGCCGGCGCCCTGCGGCAAGACCCCGATCACGGCATCCGGGCTGTCGAAGTCGTACGGGTCGCTCGAGATCTTCACCGACGTCGACCTCGCCATCGATCGCGGGTCGAAGGTCGTCGTGCTGGGGCTCAACGGTGCCGGCAAGACCACGCTGCTGCGCATCCTCGCGGGCGTGGACCGCGCCGACACCGGCGTCGTGGAACCCGGCCACGGGCTGAAGATCGGCTACTACGCCCAGGAGCACGAGAACCTCGACGTCTCACGGTCCGTGCTCGAGAACATGATGTCGGCCGCGCCCGACATCACCGCGACCGACGCCCGCAAGGTGCTGGGATCGTTCCTGTTCACCGGCGACGACGTGCTCAAGCCCGCCGGGGTCCTCTCGGGCGGGGAGAAGACCCGCCTGTCGCTGGCGACCCTCGTCGTGTCGTCGGCGAACGTGCTGCTCCTGGACGAGCCGACGAACAACCTCGACCCCGCGTCACGCGAAGAGATCCTCGGCGCGCTCGCGCACTACGAGGGCGCCGTCATCCTGGTCTCGCACGACGAGGGCGCCGTCGAAGCGCTCAACCCCGAGCGGGTCCTCATCCTGCCGGACGGCGTCGAAGACATCTGGGGCCGCGACTACGCCGACCTGGTGTCGCTCGCCTAG
- a CDS encoding biotin transporter BioY yields MSTIAAPSAPTRRVLADVIARPSSRIRAFTLDAGLVVAGAAVVALLAQVEIPLWPVPITGQTLGVIVVGAALGAWRGAAALTTYLLAGLAGLPVFAGFTGTVAAVGKPSFGFIIGFIVAAFVAGWFAERAWDRRPALAFLGFAAASVVPFLFGIPYMAFILNVVMGLDFSFWALLEVGLLPFILGGIVKAALAAAIIPGAWALVRKADESKKS; encoded by the coding sequence ATGTCAACCATCGCCGCCCCGTCCGCGCCCACCCGCCGCGTGCTCGCCGACGTCATCGCCCGCCCGTCCTCCCGCATCCGCGCGTTCACGCTCGACGCAGGGCTCGTCGTCGCCGGCGCCGCCGTGGTGGCGCTGCTCGCCCAGGTCGAGATCCCGCTGTGGCCCGTGCCGATCACCGGACAGACGCTGGGCGTCATCGTCGTCGGAGCCGCGCTCGGCGCCTGGCGGGGAGCGGCAGCACTCACGACGTATCTGCTCGCGGGCCTGGCCGGACTCCCGGTCTTCGCCGGATTCACCGGTACGGTCGCCGCGGTGGGCAAGCCCAGCTTCGGGTTCATCATCGGCTTCATCGTCGCCGCGTTCGTGGCCGGCTGGTTCGCCGAGCGCGCATGGGATCGCCGCCCCGCACTCGCCTTCCTCGGGTTCGCGGCCGCCAGCGTCGTGCCGTTCCTGTTCGGCATCCCCTACATGGCGTTCATCCTGAACGTCGTGATGGGCCTCGACTTCTCGTTCTGGGCGCTGCTGGAGGTCGGGCTGCTCCCCTTCATCCTGGGCGGGATCGTCAAGGCGGCGCTGGCCGCGGCGATCATCCCGGGCGCATGGGCCCTGGTGCGGAAGGCCGACGAGAGCAAGAAGAGCTGA
- a CDS encoding iron-siderophore ABC transporter substrate-binding protein gives MPRIRIAAATALTALTAVALVGCASAGAADTDAAGAGTAASGGFPVTIEHAFGETVIESQPERVATVSWSNQEVPIALGVVPVGMAEVTWGDDDGDGVLPWVEEKLEDLGAETPVLFDETDGIDFEAVADTQPDVILAAYSGLTQEEYDTLSKIAPVVAYPEVAWGTSYEDMIRLNSQAIGLADEGEALIEELHDDVDAALANHPDLAGSTVLFSYIDPSDFSQIGFYTSLDTRPGFLTGLGLPEPAVVTEESDGEAFYASVSAEEADRFADIDVFVTYGDASGSIIAQLQADPLLSQIPAIAEGRIAILEESTPLAASANPSPLSIGWGVDEYFAILAGALG, from the coding sequence GTGCCCAGAATCCGCATCGCCGCCGCCACCGCCCTGACCGCGCTCACCGCCGTCGCCCTCGTCGGCTGCGCCAGCGCGGGCGCGGCAGACACCGACGCCGCCGGCGCGGGCACCGCCGCGTCGGGCGGGTTCCCCGTCACCATCGAGCACGCCTTCGGCGAGACCGTCATCGAGTCGCAGCCGGAGCGCGTCGCGACGGTGTCGTGGTCGAACCAGGAGGTGCCGATCGCTCTCGGCGTCGTGCCGGTGGGCATGGCCGAGGTCACGTGGGGCGACGACGACGGCGACGGCGTGCTGCCGTGGGTCGAAGAGAAGCTCGAAGACCTCGGCGCCGAGACTCCCGTGCTCTTCGACGAGACCGACGGCATCGACTTCGAGGCGGTCGCCGACACGCAGCCGGACGTCATCCTGGCCGCGTACTCCGGCCTCACCCAGGAGGAGTACGACACGCTGTCGAAGATCGCCCCGGTCGTGGCCTACCCCGAGGTGGCGTGGGGCACGTCGTACGAAGACATGATCCGCCTCAACTCGCAGGCGATCGGCCTGGCGGACGAGGGCGAGGCGCTGATCGAAGAGCTCCACGACGACGTCGATGCGGCGCTCGCGAATCACCCCGACCTCGCCGGTTCCACCGTCCTGTTCTCGTACATCGACCCCTCCGACTTCAGCCAGATCGGCTTCTACACCAGCCTCGACACGCGCCCCGGCTTCCTCACGGGCCTGGGCCTGCCCGAACCGGCGGTGGTCACCGAGGAGTCCGACGGCGAGGCCTTCTACGCCAGCGTGAGCGCGGAGGAGGCCGACCGCTTCGCCGACATCGACGTGTTCGTGACCTACGGCGACGCGAGCGGCTCGATCATCGCTCAGCTGCAGGCCGACCCGCTGCTGTCGCAGATCCCCGCGATCGCCGAAGGCCGTATCGCGATCCTCGAGGAATCGACCCCGCTCGCGGCGTCGGCCAACCCGTCGCCGCTGTCGATCGGCTGGGGCGTCGACGAGTACTTCGCGATCCTCGCCGGCGCGCTCGGCTGA
- a CDS encoding FecCD family ABC transporter permease — translation MSLTQTPTPVAAEPDAASLRRPVAVRLLWFVVACAVLAALCAASVAFGVREVSFDDIVAGLGGGVDGVAQAAVVARLPRTALALLVGAALALSGATMQAVTRNPLADPGILGVSGGAALAVVIGIAFFGMSDPYAFMAMAIAGAAGAAVFVYAVGSLGRGGATPLKLALAGAAATAAFMSLVSAILLPRVDIMETFRFWQIGGVGGATWDRIAIVAPVLAVGAAVCFLCARGMNSLALGDDLAAGLGEHVFRTRLIASAGAVILCGAATAVAGPIAFVGLVIPHLCRLLVGTDHRWLLPFSAIAGAGLLVAADVVGRVVAKPDEIEVGIITALIGAPFFIWIVRRQKVREL, via the coding sequence GTGAGCCTGACGCAGACCCCCACGCCCGTCGCGGCCGAGCCGGACGCCGCATCGCTGCGGCGTCCGGTCGCGGTGCGGCTGCTGTGGTTCGTCGTGGCGTGCGCCGTGCTCGCGGCGCTGTGCGCGGCATCCGTCGCCTTCGGTGTGCGCGAGGTCTCGTTCGACGACATCGTCGCGGGTCTCGGCGGCGGAGTCGACGGGGTCGCGCAGGCCGCGGTCGTCGCCCGTCTGCCGCGCACCGCGCTCGCGCTGCTCGTCGGCGCGGCACTCGCGCTGTCGGGTGCCACGATGCAGGCGGTGACCCGCAACCCGCTCGCCGACCCGGGCATCCTCGGAGTCTCGGGCGGCGCCGCGCTCGCGGTCGTCATCGGCATCGCGTTCTTCGGCATGTCGGACCCGTACGCGTTCATGGCGATGGCGATCGCAGGAGCCGCGGGAGCCGCGGTGTTCGTGTATGCCGTCGGGTCGCTCGGCCGCGGCGGCGCGACGCCGCTCAAGCTGGCGCTGGCCGGCGCAGCGGCGACAGCCGCGTTCATGTCGCTGGTCAGCGCGATCCTCCTCCCCCGGGTCGACATCATGGAGACGTTCCGGTTCTGGCAGATCGGCGGCGTCGGCGGCGCGACCTGGGATCGCATCGCCATCGTCGCACCGGTGCTCGCCGTCGGGGCCGCCGTGTGCTTCCTGTGCGCGCGCGGCATGAACTCGCTCGCGCTCGGCGACGATCTCGCAGCCGGTCTCGGCGAGCACGTGTTCCGTACGCGTCTGATCGCCTCGGCGGGCGCGGTGATCCTCTGCGGCGCCGCGACGGCGGTCGCAGGTCCGATCGCCTTCGTGGGACTCGTGATCCCCCACCTCTGCCGACTGCTCGTCGGCACCGATCACCGCTGGCTGCTGCCCTTCTCGGCGATCGCCGGCGCAGGGCTCCTCGTCGCGGCCGACGTCGTGGGCCGAGTCGTGGCCAAGCCCGACGAGATCGAGGTCGGCATCATCACGGCGCTCATCGGCGCCCCGTTCTTCATCTGGATCGTTCGCCGTCAGAAGGTGCGGGAGCTGTGA
- a CDS encoding FecCD family ABC transporter permease — MTTTQRAANRADPVAAVIAGRRRRSRRRALVTGILGAAIFALFTLSLMIGQTFYGLDDVVRVLAGEFVPGATFTVGELRLPRATLALLAGFSFGIAGVTFQTMLRNPLASPDIIGITSGASAAAVFGIVVLALSETLVSVLAVVGALLTAFAIYLLSNKGGFAGTRLILIGIGVAAMLDSAVTYLLSEAAVWDLQSAMRWLTGSLNGASWPVVLPLALAGIVLVPALLAQGRGLGVLRLGDDAAASLGVSIRGTRVVAIVAAVALLAFATAATGPIAFVAFMAGPIAARLMGSGASLLLPSALVGALLVLVADLVGQFAFDSRYPVGVITGVVGAPYLIYLLIRTNRSGGSL, encoded by the coding sequence ATCACGACGACGCAGCGCGCCGCGAACCGTGCCGACCCGGTTGCGGCGGTCATCGCCGGCCGCCGTCGGCGGTCCCGCCGGCGGGCGCTCGTGACGGGTATCCTCGGCGCCGCGATCTTCGCCCTGTTCACGCTGTCGCTCATGATCGGCCAGACCTTCTACGGACTGGACGACGTCGTGCGCGTCCTCGCGGGCGAGTTCGTCCCGGGAGCGACGTTCACGGTGGGCGAGCTGCGGCTCCCCCGGGCCACGCTGGCGCTGCTGGCCGGTTTCTCGTTCGGCATCGCCGGCGTCACCTTCCAGACGATGCTGCGCAACCCGCTCGCCTCCCCCGACATCATCGGCATCACCTCGGGAGCGAGCGCCGCGGCCGTGTTCGGCATCGTCGTGCTCGCGCTCAGCGAGACGCTGGTGTCTGTGCTCGCCGTCGTCGGCGCACTGCTCACCGCCTTCGCCATCTACCTGCTGTCGAACAAGGGCGGGTTCGCCGGGACGCGGCTGATCCTCATCGGGATCGGGGTCGCCGCGATGCTCGACAGCGCTGTCACCTACCTGCTGTCCGAAGCGGCCGTGTGGGACCTTCAGTCGGCGATGCGATGGCTGACCGGGAGCCTCAACGGTGCCAGCTGGCCGGTCGTGCTCCCCCTCGCGCTCGCCGGCATCGTGCTGGTGCCGGCGCTGCTCGCGCAGGGTCGCGGGCTCGGCGTCCTCCGGCTGGGCGATGACGCCGCCGCGAGCCTGGGAGTCTCGATCCGCGGCACGCGGGTCGTCGCGATCGTGGCCGCCGTGGCGCTCCTGGCCTTCGCGACGGCGGCGACGGGACCCATCGCCTTCGTGGCGTTCATGGCTGGTCCGATCGCGGCCCGGCTGATGGGATCGGGGGCTTCGCTCCTGCTGCCGTCCGCACTCGTCGGAGCCCTGCTGGTGCTCGTGGCCGATCTCGTCGGGCAGTTCGCGTTCGACAGCCGGTACCCCGTCGGCGTCATCACCGGCGTGGTCGGCGCCCCCTACCTCATCTACCTCCTCATCAGGACGAACCGTTCCGGAGGCTCGCTATGA